The window CTTTCAATTCTTCGGAAGCACCCAGACTCTGCTTCTCACCTCCATGTCTTATGATAGGTACATTGCTATTTGTAACCCATTGCGATATCATGTCCTCATGGCAAAGAGGGTTTGTATCCAGTTGGCTTCCAGCAGCTGGATCACTGGCTTCGTCTATTCATTGTCACAAACAATTCTAACCTTTATGTTGCCTTTTTGCAAGTTGAACAAGATCAGTCATTTCTTTTGTGATATTAAACCACTTCTAAAACTGGCCTGTGCTGATTTCCACCTCAACGAAAGTGTGCTGTCCATTGTCACTGGCTGTGCGACTCTCAGCACGTTACTGCTTATCATCATCTCCTATGTCTTTATTGGCACCCATCTCCTGAACATTCGCTCCCCCCAAGGAAGACGCAAAGCTTTCTCCACCTGCACTTCCCACCTGACTGTTGTCCTTTTATACTATGGAACCGCTATCTCCACATACCTGAGACCAGCCACAGACGATTCCTTGGATCAGGACAGACTGACTGCTGTACTAGTAACAGTCATTACTCCAGCTTTAAATCCTCTTATCTATTCACTTAGAAACAAAGAGGTGAAGAGAGCTCTTAAAAAAGTGTTCTTAGGAGAGCAGAATTGTAAAAGAACTCAAGTATAACAGACACTTTATTTTCAATAAATCTTTCTTTTACCCCCTATTTCCGAAGATCTCTGGTAGGATACATGCTTTGCTGTCTCTCTTATATGTAAACATTATGAAAATGGAAAGCCATGTTTTTTTGATACAGGTTGTAAGTTTGACTCATGCTCAACTCTCACATCTTTTGACCACCCCCTTTATTCCCGGTACCTCAACATACACACCTTTAATTGGGTaatcattatacattatacaaa is drawn from Ascaphus truei isolate aAscTru1 chromosome 7, aAscTru1.hap1, whole genome shotgun sequence and contains these coding sequences:
- the LOC142499960 gene encoding olfactory receptor 12D1-like, which translates into the protein MDGGNQTSVTEFILLGITNLPQLQIFLFITFLMFYLFNLLGNLSIVTVVITDQRLHTPMYFLLGNLSFLDFFLSSTTVPKMLSGLLMEDKRISFHSCIAQLHFFQFFGSTQTLLLTSMSYDRYIAICNPLRYHVLMAKRVCIQLASSSWITGFVYSLSQTILTFMLPFCKLNKISHFFCDIKPLLKLACADFHLNESVLSIVTGCATLSTLLLIIISYVFIGTHLLNIRSPQGRRKAFSTCTSHLTVVLLYYGTAISTYLRPATDDSLDQDRLTAVLVTVITPALNPLIYSLRNKEVKRALKKVFLGEQNCKRTQV